One genomic window of Bartonella sp. HY038 includes the following:
- a CDS encoding HlyD family secretion protein, protein MALQKAGKWGWVVVLVIVVGFIAWRYLLPSSNSLPNYVAVANGRIEATEVDIAAKSSGRISDIKKREGDFVHEGEVVAQMDTLTLDAQLRQAQAQLKQAEINVETAKLQVEQAAAEEEANVARVSQATVQRDNAQRRFNRSNTLQERGTVSEQTKDDDQATYEGALSALAAANAQLASAKAGVSTAKANVVSAEAAVDAAKATIERIQSDIDDSALKAPRSGRIQYRIAQPGEVVAAGGRVLNLVDLSDVYMTFFLPTDQIGKLSLGQEAHLVLDALPQYVIPTNISFVSDVAQFTPKTVETSEERAKLMFRVRARIPSTLLEQYIKDVKTGLPGVIYVKLDDSKPWPDNLQSSIKIENLPPKEGTKPQ, encoded by the coding sequence ATGGCTTTACAAAAAGCAGGCAAATGGGGCTGGGTGGTTGTCTTAGTCATTGTTGTTGGTTTTATTGCTTGGCGTTATTTATTGCCATCATCCAATAGTCTTCCCAATTATGTAGCCGTCGCTAATGGTCGGATTGAAGCAACTGAAGTTGATATTGCGGCAAAATCATCAGGCCGTATTAGTGACATTAAAAAGCGTGAAGGTGATTTTGTTCATGAGGGCGAAGTTGTCGCTCAAATGGATACATTAACGCTTGATGCGCAATTGCGCCAAGCGCAAGCGCAATTGAAGCAAGCTGAAATTAATGTCGAAACTGCAAAATTGCAGGTAGAACAAGCTGCTGCTGAAGAAGAAGCCAATGTAGCGCGTGTATCACAAGCAACAGTTCAGCGTGATAATGCCCAAAGGCGGTTTAATCGTTCTAATACTTTGCAAGAACGCGGCACTGTTTCTGAACAAACCAAGGATGATGATCAGGCAACCTATGAGGGTGCACTTTCAGCCCTTGCCGCCGCAAATGCACAATTGGCTTCAGCCAAGGCTGGTGTTTCAACCGCTAAGGCTAATGTGGTGAGCGCTGAGGCAGCTGTTGATGCTGCAAAAGCCACCATTGAGCGTATCCAATCAGATATTGATGATAGCGCATTGAAGGCACCGCGCTCTGGCCGCATCCAATATCGCATTGCTCAACCAGGAGAAGTTGTGGCTGCCGGCGGACGCGTGCTTAATCTTGTTGATTTAAGCGATGTCTATATGACGTTCTTCTTGCCAACCGATCAGATTGGTAAATTATCTCTTGGTCAAGAAGCTCATCTGGTTTTAGATGCTTTGCCGCAATATGTCATCCCAACTAATATTTCTTTTGTGTCCGACGTTGCACAATTTACGCCAAAAACGGTAGAGACTTCAGAAGAACGCGCTAAGTTGATGTTCCGCGTGCGTGCGCGTATTCCAAGTACCTTGCTAGAGCAATATATTAAGGATGTTAAAACCGGTTTGCCGGGGGTTATTTATGTAAAGCTTGATGATAGCAAACCATGGCCAGATAATCTGCAATCATCAATCAAGATTGAAAATTTACCACCAAAAGAGGGTACAAAGCCACAATAG
- a CDS encoding ATP-binding protein, translating to MEAPWTKLSRFIATRMPKRLYARSLIIIIAPMVLLQSVIAYVFMERHWQMVTERLSMAVVHDIAAIIDVIETYPQDDNYNNIIRIAQQRMGLNISILPPDPLPSPGPKPFFAILDYFLSEEITKQINRQFWIDTVGDSDFVEIRIRLDDKVLRVFATRSQTYASNTGIFLSWMVVTALVLLIIAIYFLRSQIKPIQQLAEAADSFGKGRPLPEGFSPRGAEEVMRAGIAFLRMRERIERQIEQRTTMLSGVSHDLRTILTRFKLQLAIAGGGIDTEPLEHDVNDMQNMLEGYLAFARGEGSEEVGTLNLENVMAKLKEEAVLRERGFTYEMHGNPEIQVRPNGFTRLVANLVSNGFRYARNVDVVIHHDDHKLTLCVDDDGPGIPENMREEVFKPFFRLDEARNQDASGTGLGLSIARDIARSHGGDVTLHKSPKGGLRVIIEVPI from the coding sequence ATGGAAGCACCATGGACTAAATTAAGCCGTTTCATTGCCACACGCATGCCAAAACGGCTTTATGCGCGTTCTCTTATCATTATCATTGCACCAATGGTTTTGCTGCAATCAGTGATAGCTTATGTCTTTATGGAACGGCATTGGCAAATGGTAACTGAGCGTTTGTCCATGGCAGTTGTTCATGATATTGCTGCCATTATTGATGTGATTGAGACCTATCCGCAGGATGATAATTACAATAATATTATCCGCATTGCCCAACAAAGAATGGGCTTGAATATTTCTATTCTGCCACCTGATCCACTACCGTCGCCCGGGCCAAAGCCATTTTTTGCAATTTTGGATTATTTTTTGAGTGAGGAAATCACCAAGCAGATTAATCGGCAATTCTGGATTGATACAGTTGGCGATTCAGATTTTGTGGAAATTCGTATTCGTCTTGATGATAAAGTTTTACGGGTATTTGCAACCCGCAGCCAAACCTATGCATCCAATACCGGTATTTTCCTTAGTTGGATGGTGGTGACTGCGCTTGTTTTGTTGATTATTGCTATTTATTTCTTACGTAGCCAAATTAAACCGATCCAGCAATTGGCAGAAGCTGCAGATAGTTTTGGTAAAGGTCGCCCCTTACCAGAGGGATTTTCGCCGCGCGGCGCTGAAGAAGTGATGCGTGCGGGTATTGCCTTTTTGCGCATGAGGGAGCGTATTGAGCGGCAAATTGAGCAGCGTACGACCATGCTATCTGGTGTCAGCCATGATTTACGCACCATTTTAACCAGATTTAAACTGCAACTTGCCATAGCAGGTGGTGGTATTGATACTGAACCGCTAGAGCATGATGTGAATGACATGCAAAACATGCTTGAAGGCTATCTTGCTTTTGCACGCGGTGAAGGCAGTGAAGAGGTTGGTACTCTTAATCTTGAAAATGTCATGGCGAAGCTGAAAGAAGAAGCCGTTTTACGTGAACGTGGTTTTACTTATGAAATGCATGGCAATCCTGAAATTCAAGTGCGCCCCAATGGTTTTACAAGACTGGTTGCCAATCTTGTGTCAAATGGCTTTCGTTATGCACGCAATGTCGATGTGGTGATCCATCATGACGATCATAAATTAACGCTTTGTGTTGATGATGATGGTCCAGGAATTCCTGAAAATATGCGTGAGGAAGTATTTAAACCATTTTTCCGTCTTGATGAAGCACGCAATCAAGACGCAAGCGGCACAGGGCTTGGTCTTTCTATTGCCCGTGATATTGCCCGTAGCCATGGTGGTGATGTTACATTGCATAAAAGTCCAAAAGGTGGTTTGCGGGTTATTATTGAAGTGCCAATTTAG
- the dps gene encoding DNA starvation/stationary phase protection protein Dps — translation MVKMHKTVNDVPSNTKQTAIELLNKSLAALIDLALLTKQAHWNIKGPRFIMVHEMLDQFRDDLDEHVDIIAERVAQLGGTAFGTTQSVNKDSLLKPYPTDIYKVEDHLDALIERYGEAANFVRKAIKDADEAGEDDTADIFTAASRTLDKNLWFLEAHVQEPK, via the coding sequence ATGGTTAAGATGCATAAAACTGTTAATGATGTTCCTTCAAACACCAAACAAACAGCAATTGAGCTTTTAAACAAATCTTTGGCAGCACTTATTGATTTAGCGTTGTTAACCAAACAAGCCCACTGGAATATTAAAGGACCACGGTTTATTATGGTTCATGAAATGTTAGATCAATTCCGTGATGATCTTGATGAACATGTTGATATTATTGCAGAGCGCGTTGCTCAGCTTGGTGGTACCGCATTTGGTACAACCCAAAGTGTCAACAAGGATTCATTATTAAAGCCTTATCCTACCGATATTTACAAAGTTGAAGATCATCTTGATGCTTTAATTGAGCGCTATGGTGAAGCTGCAAATTTTGTGCGTAAAGCCATTAAAGATGCTGATGAAGCAGGTGAAGATGATACAGCTGATATTTTCACTGCTGCGTCTCGTACGTTAGATAAAAACTTGTGGTTCCTTGAAGCCCATGTTCAAGAACCAAAGTAA
- a CDS encoding biotin transporter BioY — protein sequence MTIKDVVLIALMAAFIIVLGFIPAFTIPFIPVPITTQSLGVMLAGALLGARRGVCAILIIWILVAVGLPVLSGGRGGIGVFMGFTAGYFVGWAFGVAVIGALFHVFRKNLTPVKQIVALILGGIVTVYFFGILWLYIITDDKSLWTIILGNLAFIPVDLVKVAIVFGILKVLHKALPGQFANTGIK from the coding sequence GTGACTATAAAAGATGTAGTGCTTATCGCATTAATGGCAGCCTTTATCATAGTGCTTGGTTTTATCCCGGCTTTTACCATTCCTTTTATCCCAGTGCCTATTACGACACAAAGTCTTGGGGTTATGCTTGCTGGTGCGTTATTAGGCGCACGGCGAGGTGTTTGCGCTATTTTAATTATCTGGATATTGGTCGCTGTGGGCTTGCCTGTTTTGTCGGGTGGCCGTGGTGGTATCGGTGTTTTTATGGGCTTTACGGCCGGTTATTTTGTTGGTTGGGCTTTTGGCGTTGCGGTTATTGGCGCTTTATTCCACGTTTTCAGAAAAAATCTAACACCTGTTAAGCAGATTGTTGCTCTGATCCTTGGTGGTATTGTAACGGTTTATTTCTTTGGTATTCTTTGGCTGTATATTATTACCGATGATAAATCCTTATGGACCATTATTTTAGGCAATCTTGCTTTTATCCCTGTAGATCTTGTTAAAGTTGCCATTGTCTTTGGAATTTTAAAAGTGCTGCATAAAGCATTGCCGGGCCAATTTGCTAATACTGGCATCAAATAA
- a CDS encoding YebC/PmpR family DNA-binding transcriptional regulator: MAGHSQFKNIMHRKGRQDAMRSKMFSKLAREITVAAKQGLPDPAMNARLRLAIQNAKAQSMPKDNIDRAVKKASGGDSENYDEVRYEGYGPGGVAVIVEALTDNRNRTASNVRSAFTKAGGAMGETGSVGFMFNRVGEIIYKATAGSADAIMDAAIEAGAEDVTSDEDGHTIICAFEDIGEVSKNLEAALGEAESIKTIWKPLTMAPVDEDKAHSILRLIDVLEDDDDVQNVYANFEVSDEVMAKLSN, encoded by the coding sequence ATGGCTGGCCATTCACAGTTTAAAAATATTATGCATCGCAAAGGTCGTCAGGACGCGATGCGCTCAAAAATGTTCTCAAAATTGGCGCGCGAAATTACCGTTGCTGCCAAGCAAGGCTTGCCTGATCCAGCAATGAATGCGCGTTTGCGTCTTGCAATCCAGAACGCTAAAGCGCAGTCAATGCCGAAAGACAATATCGACCGCGCAGTTAAAAAAGCATCAGGTGGCGATTCTGAAAATTATGATGAAGTACGCTATGAAGGTTATGGCCCTGGCGGCGTTGCCGTTATTGTTGAAGCATTGACCGATAATCGTAATCGTACCGCGTCTAATGTGCGTTCAGCCTTTACAAAAGCTGGTGGTGCAATGGGCGAAACTGGTTCAGTTGGGTTCATGTTTAATCGTGTCGGTGAAATAATCTATAAGGCAACAGCTGGTAGTGCTGATGCGATTATGGATGCCGCGATTGAAGCGGGCGCCGAAGATGTGACGTCTGATGAAGATGGACACACCATCATTTGCGCCTTTGAAGATATTGGCGAAGTCTCAAAAAACCTTGAAGCTGCCCTTGGTGAAGCTGAATCTATCAAAACCATCTGGAAGCCACTTACTATGGCACCGGTTGATGAAGATAAGGCGCACTCGATTTTAAGACTTATTGATGTACTTGAAGATGATGATGACGTGCAAAACGTCTATGCCAATTTCGAAGTCAGCGATGAAGTGATGGCAAAGCTGTCCAATTAA
- a CDS encoding SH3 domain-containing protein produces MNRFAKSIITASTLAIAVIASALTAQATTISAPALSLHNAPATSAAVTSNIAKGTQVNVGVCNSAWCYVTAGNQKGWVETNKLSTQLAAANSRARSMAVSGGAGGSAATGGRTASAGLNISITIVPEKSEAKAANHNRINVAKIAPQNLR; encoded by the coding sequence ATGAACCGTTTTGCAAAATCAATCATCACTGCTTCAACTCTTGCAATTGCTGTAATCGCTAGCGCACTTACTGCACAAGCAACCACAATTTCAGCTCCTGCCTTATCATTGCATAATGCACCTGCAACAAGTGCGGCTGTAACCAGCAATATTGCTAAGGGTACTCAAGTTAATGTTGGTGTTTGCAATTCAGCTTGGTGCTATGTAACTGCAGGAAACCAAAAAGGTTGGGTTGAAACCAACAAGCTTTCAACACAATTGGCTGCTGCAAATAGCCGTGCTCGTTCAATGGCAGTTAGCGGTGGTGCAGGCGGCTCTGCTGCAACTGGTGGCCGTACAGCATCTGCTGGCTTAAATATTTCAATCACCATTGTTCCTGAAAAGTCAGAAGCAAAGGCTGCAAACCACAATCGCATTAATGTTGCTAAAATTGCACCACAAAACTTGCGTTAA
- the rbbA gene encoding ribosome-associated ATPase/putative transporter RbbA, which yields MANDGNPKQNIAANVEANSVSNTGKNVVSLKDVTLRYGKTLALDNITLELPAGKMIGFIGPDGVGKSSLLSLITGARAIQDGDVEVLEGDMREKRHRERVCPDIAYMPQGLGKNLYPTLSVEENANFFAKLFGQEKKERAARIKNLLYRTGLNGFEDRPAGKLSGGMKQKLGLVCSLIHDPKLLVLDEPTTGVDPLSRRQFWNLIDDIRKDAKDMSVVVATAYMEEAARFDWLIAMDGGKILATGTPQELLSKTGKDNLDDAFIALMPEEEKTNYTKVVIPPRVANEQNNEVAIEAIDLTKKFGDFTAVDHVSFSIHKGEIFGFLGSNGCGKSTTMKMLTGLLPVTSGTAKLFGKQIDADDMTTRQHVGYMSQAFSLYSELTVQENLELHAEIFELPKDSRAARIDEMVKRFDLADVLSSMPDALPLGVRQRMSLAVALLHKPEILILDEPTSGLDPIARDDLWETLGQLSRNENVTIFITTHFMNEAARCDRISLMHAGRVLISDTPEKIITNKHAQNLEEAFISYLEEAIGEKQDVSAPAPEGEATKTSDNPNLAAAKSKDKNAHAFFDIMRLLSYANREMLELKRDPIRATLALVGSVILMLVIGYGINMDVENLSFAVLDRNQTETSRDYIQQISGSRYFIQHDDIKDYDDLDKRMRSGEISLAIEIPPNFAENIKHGRPVEVGAWIDGAMPARAETVRGYVQGMHMLWLQNQARVQYGKEVANGDFQIQVRFRYNASLESLPAMVPAVIPILLLIIPAMLAALSVVREKEMGSIINLYVTPVTSFEFLLGKQLPYIMLGMLNAVLLWLLAVLVFRVDFTGSLPAFMLASLFYVSFATAFGLLISTFMNSQIAAIFGTSILTILPAVQFSGLTDPVSSLEGMGAFIGKIYPTTYFIIISRGTFSKGLNFTELASTFLPLALAFPILIGIATLLTKKQAR from the coding sequence ATGGCCAATGATGGTAATCCTAAGCAAAATATAGCGGCCAATGTTGAGGCAAATTCTGTTTCCAACACGGGCAAGAATGTTGTCTCGTTAAAAGATGTAACTTTGCGCTATGGCAAGACCCTTGCCCTTGATAATATTACCTTAGAGTTGCCAGCTGGTAAAATGATTGGCTTTATCGGTCCTGATGGCGTTGGTAAATCGAGCCTTTTATCTTTGATTACCGGCGCGCGCGCTATTCAAGATGGTGATGTGGAAGTGTTAGAGGGCGATATGCGTGAAAAGCGTCATCGCGAGCGTGTTTGTCCAGATATCGCTTATATGCCTCAGGGCCTTGGTAAAAATCTTTATCCCACATTATCGGTTGAGGAAAACGCTAATTTTTTTGCCAAGCTTTTTGGGCAGGAAAAAAAGGAACGTGCTGCGCGGATTAAGAACCTTCTTTATCGCACTGGTCTAAATGGTTTTGAAGATCGTCCCGCTGGTAAATTATCCGGCGGTATGAAGCAAAAATTAGGGCTTGTTTGTTCGCTGATCCATGATCCTAAATTACTGGTACTTGATGAACCAACAACTGGCGTTGATCCTTTGTCGCGCCGACAATTCTGGAACCTTATTGACGATATTCGTAAAGATGCCAAGGATATGAGCGTGGTGGTTGCCACCGCCTATATGGAAGAGGCTGCCCGCTTTGATTGGCTAATTGCTATGGATGGTGGCAAAATTCTTGCAACTGGCACTCCGCAGGAATTATTGTCAAAAACCGGTAAAGATAATCTTGATGATGCCTTTATAGCTTTGATGCCCGAGGAGGAAAAAACCAATTATACTAAAGTGGTTATTCCGCCGCGTGTTGCAAATGAGCAAAATAATGAAGTTGCGATTGAAGCAATTGATCTTACCAAAAAATTTGGTGATTTTACCGCGGTAGATCATGTTAGTTTTAGTATTCACAAAGGTGAAATTTTTGGATTTTTAGGCTCTAATGGTTGCGGTAAAAGTACAACCATGAAAATGCTAACTGGTCTTTTACCAGTAACGTCAGGTACTGCGAAATTATTTGGCAAGCAAATTGATGCTGATGATATGACAACCCGCCAGCATGTTGGCTATATGAGTCAAGCTTTTTCGCTTTATTCAGAATTAACTGTGCAAGAAAATTTAGAACTTCATGCCGAGATTTTTGAATTACCAAAAGATAGTAGAGCCGCCCGTATAGATGAAATGGTGAAACGTTTTGATTTGGCCGACGTTTTGTCATCTATGCCTGATGCTTTGCCCCTTGGTGTGCGCCAGCGTATGTCTTTGGCAGTTGCGCTACTGCATAAGCCAGAAATTCTTATTCTTGATGAACCGACATCCGGTCTTGATCCAATTGCCCGTGATGACTTGTGGGAAACATTAGGACAATTATCACGCAACGAAAATGTAACAATATTTATTACCACCCATTTTATGAATGAAGCAGCGCGGTGCGATCGCATATCTTTAATGCATGCGGGGCGCGTCTTAATTTCTGACACCCCTGAAAAGATTATCACGAATAAGCATGCGCAAAATCTTGAAGAAGCCTTTATCAGCTATTTAGAAGAAGCCATTGGTGAAAAACAGGACGTTTCCGCACCTGCTCCAGAGGGCGAAGCGACTAAGACAAGCGACAATCCAAATTTGGCTGCTGCAAAAAGCAAAGATAAAAACGCCCATGCCTTTTTTGATATTATGCGGTTGTTAAGCTATGCTAATCGTGAAATGCTGGAGTTAAAACGCGATCCGATCCGAGCAACACTTGCTTTGGTTGGTAGTGTCATTTTGATGCTAGTTATTGGTTATGGCATTAATATGGATGTTGAAAATTTAAGTTTTGCCGTTCTTGACCGCAACCAAACCGAGACAAGCCGCGATTATATCCAACAAATTTCGGGATCGCGCTATTTTATCCAGCATGATGACATTAAAGATTATGATGATCTTGATAAGCGTATGCGATCAGGTGAAATTAGCTTGGCAATTGAAATACCACCAAATTTTGCCGAAAATATTAAACATGGTCGGCCGGTAGAGGTGGGCGCGTGGATTGATGGTGCCATGCCAGCGAGGGCTGAAACCGTTCGCGGTTATGTGCAAGGTATGCATATGTTATGGTTGCAAAACCAAGCGCGTGTTCAATATGGCAAAGAAGTCGCGAATGGTGATTTCCAAATTCAAGTACGTTTCCGTTATAATGCTTCACTTGAAAGCCTGCCAGCCATGGTTCCGGCGGTTATTCCAATTTTATTGCTGATTATTCCAGCAATGTTGGCGGCTTTAAGTGTGGTGCGTGAAAAGGAAATGGGCTCGATTATTAATCTTTATGTAACGCCCGTTACCTCATTTGAGTTTTTGCTAGGCAAGCAATTGCCTTATATCATGCTTGGTATGCTCAATGCTGTTTTACTATGGCTATTGGCAGTGTTGGTCTTCCGTGTCGATTTTACGGGTAGCTTACCGGCATTTATGTTGGCATCGCTATTTTATGTAAGTTTTGCCACTGCCTTTGGGCTTTTAATATCGACCTTTATGAATAGCCAGATTGCAGCAATTTTTGGTACATCAATTTTGACTATTTTGCCGGCCGTGCAATTTTCAGGTTTAACGGATCCAGTATCATCGCTTGAGGGCATGGGAGCATTTATTGGTAAAATTTATCCAACCACCTATTTCATTATTATATCGCGTGGTACTTTTTCCAAAGGGTTAAACTTTACAGAACTTGCTTCAACATTTTTGCCACTCGCCTTAGCTTTTCCAATATTAATTGGCATTGCAACACTTTTAACTAAAAAACAGGCACGGTGA
- the hpaR gene encoding homoprotocatechuate degradation operon regulator HpaR gives MKNMEQISFIKNCLAVSLLRAREIITRDLRGVLAEFDMTEQQWRVLRVLREESPLEATELANRSCILSPSLTRILRALEMRDFIIREKDPSDSRRSLLVLSREGISIIDKITPVGEAIYNAFVERFGKEKFQQLLTLLHEIEELEN, from the coding sequence ATGAAAAATATGGAGCAGATAAGTTTTATTAAGAACTGCTTGGCTGTAAGTCTTTTACGTGCGCGTGAAATTATCACACGCGATTTGCGTGGCGTGCTTGCAGAATTTGATATGACTGAGCAGCAATGGCGCGTTTTGCGTGTTTTACGGGAAGAGTCGCCTCTTGAAGCGACAGAACTTGCCAATCGATCTTGTATTCTATCGCCTAGTCTTACGCGGATATTGAGGGCTCTTGAAATGCGTGATTTTATTATTCGTGAGAAAGACCCATCTGATAGCCGGCGATCTTTGCTAGTCCTTTCGCGCGAGGGAATAAGTATCATTGATAAAATTACTCCGGTGGGAGAGGCGATATATAACGCTTTTGTCGAGCGTTTTGGGAAGGAAAAATTTCAACAACTTTTGACCCTCCTGCACGAAATTGAAGAACTTGAAAATTAG
- a CDS encoding MBL fold metallo-hydrolase produces the protein MGMLKAHIIPVTIAQQNCTILFDEDSKKGILLDPGGDLPYIMQAIEQEGIKIEAIWLTHGHFDHVGAAMDAKEALGVEIIGPQKDDEFLLGMVEETAKAYNITDKMRNCTTDRWLEEGDELDCAGHKFKVYHTPGHAPGHVIFFNEELRFALMGDVLFHGSIGRTDLPRANHQQLLDTIKNKVLPLGDDVGFLCGHGPGSTIGTEKRSNPFVAPIA, from the coding sequence ATGGGCATGCTAAAGGCACATATTATACCGGTTACAATAGCACAGCAAAATTGTACCATATTATTTGATGAAGATAGTAAAAAGGGTATTTTACTCGATCCAGGCGGTGACCTTCCTTATATTATGCAAGCTATTGAGCAAGAGGGCATCAAAATTGAGGCAATCTGGCTAACTCATGGTCATTTTGATCATGTTGGTGCGGCAATGGATGCAAAAGAAGCGCTCGGCGTTGAAATTATTGGCCCACAAAAAGATGATGAATTTTTACTTGGCATGGTGGAAGAAACTGCCAAGGCCTACAACATCACCGATAAAATGCGAAATTGCACCACCGATCGTTGGCTTGAAGAGGGAGATGAGCTTGATTGTGCCGGTCATAAATTTAAAGTGTATCATACGCCCGGCCATGCCCCTGGCCATGTCATTTTCTTTAATGAAGAATTGCGCTTTGCTCTGATGGGCGATGTTTTGTTTCATGGCTCAATCGGTCGAACTGATTTACCACGCGCGAACCACCAACAATTACTGGACACAATCAAAAACAAAGTCTTGCCCTTGGGCGATGATGTTGGATTTTTATGTGGTCATGGTCCAGGCAGCACAATCGGCACTGAAAAACGCAGCAATCCATTTGTTGCACCAATTGCGTAA
- a CDS encoding TIGR01244 family sulfur transferase, with protein sequence MKIKPIDDGVYVCGQIEPTDMAALKEFGIATIICNRPDDEEVNQPSFADIKKAADAAGINTYYVPVVPMGIAEEDLVAMRNAIAEAKKPLLAFCRSGGRSSTIYSLVTDN encoded by the coding sequence ATGAAGATAAAGCCGATTGATGATGGTGTATATGTATGCGGTCAGATTGAACCAACAGATATGGCTGCTTTAAAAGAGTTTGGCATTGCAACCATTATCTGCAATCGCCCTGATGACGAGGAAGTTAATCAACCATCCTTTGCCGACATTAAAAAAGCTGCCGATGCAGCAGGCATAAACACTTATTATGTTCCAGTTGTGCCTATGGGTATTGCTGAGGAAGATCTCGTCGCGATGCGTAATGCCATTGCTGAGGCTAAAAAGCCGCTGCTTGCTTTTTGTCGCTCTGGTGGTCGCTCAAGCACTATTTACAGCCTTGTCACCGACAACTAA
- a CDS encoding MarR family winged helix-turn-helix transcriptional regulator, with protein sequence MPLSPVKKAIEASETDHIAVIELLFYAYQDFTADPDRLLLELGFGRAHHRVLYFVSRRPGLTVAELLDVLGITKQSLGRVLKQLIDDEYILQEAGVKDRRQRELYPTQKGRDLSLRLSEPQSQRIERALKQAGVEDSSIVRKFLAGMLDNDRREPTYIENLAREKE encoded by the coding sequence ATGCCCCTATCGCCGGTAAAAAAAGCCATCGAAGCTTCTGAAACGGATCATATTGCGGTTATAGAATTGCTCTTTTATGCCTATCAGGATTTTACGGCAGATCCTGACCGTTTATTGTTAGAATTAGGTTTTGGGCGTGCCCATCACCGCGTTTTATATTTTGTTAGTCGTCGCCCTGGGCTTACCGTTGCTGAATTATTGGATGTATTAGGCATCACCAAGCAATCGCTTGGGCGTGTATTAAAGCAATTAATTGACGATGAATATATTTTGCAAGAAGCAGGCGTTAAAGATCGCCGGCAAAGGGAATTGTATCCAACGCAAAAAGGGCGGGATTTATCATTACGCCTGTCAGAACCGCAATCGCAGCGTATTGAACGCGCATTAAAGCAAGCCGGCGTTGAAGATTCAAGCATTGTGCGCAAATTCTTAGCTGGCATGCTTGATAATGATCGGCGTGAACCAACTTATATTGAAAATCTGGCGCGGGAAAAAGAATAA
- a CDS encoding response regulator gives MTDKQDYSIADNAPHILVVDDDTRIRSLLSQFLQKNGFRVSMAALADEARRKLAGLDFDLLIVDVMMPGETGISLTRSLRETKDVPILMLTALAETDARIDGLEAGADDYLPKPFDPRELLLRINAILRRGNQTSQPTIEQIVFGPYTFSIPRRELKKAGEIIHLTDREQEIMVIFASRVGETIPRQELAAGEGEVGERTIDVQINRLRRKVENDPANPVWLQTVRGIGYKLAVE, from the coding sequence ATGACAGATAAGCAAGATTACAGCATTGCCGATAATGCTCCCCATATTTTGGTTGTTGATGATGATACACGCATACGCAGTCTGTTATCGCAGTTTTTACAGAAAAATGGTTTTCGTGTTTCTATGGCTGCATTGGCAGATGAAGCGCGGCGAAAATTGGCAGGGTTGGATTTTGATCTGTTAATTGTTGACGTGATGATGCCTGGGGAAACTGGAATTTCACTTACACGTTCTTTGCGTGAAACTAAGGATGTTCCAATTTTGATGTTGACTGCATTAGCAGAAACGGATGCACGTATTGATGGTCTTGAGGCAGGTGCTGATGATTATTTACCTAAGCCCTTTGATCCGCGTGAATTATTATTGCGTATCAATGCTATTTTACGCCGAGGCAATCAAACAAGCCAACCAACTATAGAGCAAATTGTTTTTGGCCCCTATACATTTTCAATTCCGCGGCGTGAATTGAAAAAAGCGGGGGAGATTATCCATCTTACCGATCGCGAGCAAGAAATTATGGTAATTTTTGCCTCTCGCGTTGGTGAGACTATTCCGCGCCAAGAATTGGCCGCCGGCGAAGGTGAAGTGGGTGAGCGCACCATTGATGTGCAGATCAATCGTTTACGCCGTAAGGTAGAAAATGACCCTGCAAATCCTGTTTGGCTGCAAACAGTGCGTGGTATTGGCTATAAATTGGCGGTTGAATAA